From Acinonyx jubatus isolate Ajub_Pintada_27869175 chromosome B2, VMU_Ajub_asm_v1.0, whole genome shotgun sequence, a single genomic window includes:
- the LOC106988071 gene encoding high mobility group nucleosome-binding domain-containing protein 4 isoform X1: protein MCSRNLPGSSVRKAEAAALPGLAKPPATMPKRKAKGDAKGDKAKVKGEPQRRSARLSAKPAPPKPEARPPKAAARKAEKRPKGRKGKAEGDRVGDKAGDKAGKNPDTSTAPSQKAEGSGDAK, encoded by the exons ATGTGCTCTAG AAATCTTCCCGGAAGCAGTGTGAGGAAGGCAGAAGCCGCCGCCCTCCCTGGCCTGGCGAAGCCACCCGCCACCATGCCCAAGAGAAAGGCAAAAGGCGACGCTAAAGGTGACAAAGCCAAGGTGAAGGGTGAGCCGCAGAGGAGATCTGCGCGGCTGTCTGCCAAACCCGCTCCCCCAAAACCGGAAGCCAGGCCTCCAAAGGCCGCTGCCAGGAAGGCCGAGAAGCGGCCcaaggggagaaaggggaaagcagAGGGCGACAGGGTTGGGGACAAGGCCGGGGACAAGGCCGGGAAGAACCCGGACACTTCCACGGCCCCGTCACAGAAAGCAGAAGGCAGCGGGGACGCCAAATGA
- the LOC106988071 gene encoding high mobility group nucleosome-binding domain-containing protein 4 isoform X2, producing the protein MPKRKAKGDAKGDKAKVKGEPQRRSARLSAKPAPPKPEARPPKAAARKAEKRPKGRKGKAEGDRVGDKAGDKAGKNPDTSTAPSQKAEGSGDAK; encoded by the coding sequence ATGCCCAAGAGAAAGGCAAAAGGCGACGCTAAAGGTGACAAAGCCAAGGTGAAGGGTGAGCCGCAGAGGAGATCTGCGCGGCTGTCTGCCAAACCCGCTCCCCCAAAACCGGAAGCCAGGCCTCCAAAGGCCGCTGCCAGGAAGGCCGAGAAGCGGCCcaaggggagaaaggggaaagcagAGGGCGACAGGGTTGGGGACAAGGCCGGGGACAAGGCCGGGAAGAACCCGGACACTTCCACGGCCCCGTCACAGAAAGCAGAAGGCAGCGGGGACGCCAAATGA